A genome region from Deinococcus sp. KNUC1210 includes the following:
- the pdxY gene encoding pyridoxal kinase PdxY, whose amino-acid sequence MNTALPLNILSVQSWVSYGHVGNAAAVFPLQRLGFEVWSINTVQFSNHTGYGAWTGQVYPPEVVAEIVDGIAQRGVLPSCNAVLSGYMGSEGTVSAVVEAVRRVRAANPAALYCCDPVMGDVGRGVFVRPELPERIAALAVPEADLLTPNQFELELLTGQTVQTLQQALGAAHTLRGRMRPAGPRVVLITSLLRGDAPAGGIETLAVSDEGAWLCRTPLIPLDPPRNGTGDAIAALFFGHYLKSGQVGDALSLSMSALHALLTLTHEAGSREIQLVAAQNEYEKPTHIFEAQRVEG is encoded by the coding sequence GTGAATACCGCGCTTCCTCTGAACATCCTGTCGGTGCAGTCGTGGGTCAGTTACGGGCATGTCGGCAACGCTGCCGCCGTGTTTCCGTTGCAGCGTCTGGGCTTCGAGGTCTGGAGCATCAACACCGTGCAGTTTTCCAACCACACCGGCTACGGCGCGTGGACGGGTCAGGTGTATCCGCCCGAGGTGGTCGCCGAGATCGTGGACGGCATCGCGCAGCGCGGGGTGCTGCCGAGCTGTAACGCGGTGCTGAGCGGGTACATGGGCAGCGAGGGCACCGTGTCGGCGGTGGTGGAGGCCGTGCGGCGCGTGCGGGCGGCCAACCCGGCGGCGCTGTACTGCTGTGACCCGGTGATGGGTGACGTGGGGCGCGGCGTGTTCGTGCGTCCGGAACTGCCTGAGCGAATCGCTGCGCTGGCGGTGCCGGAAGCCGACCTCCTGACTCCCAATCAGTTCGAGCTGGAACTGCTGACCGGGCAGACGGTGCAGACGCTCCAGCAGGCGCTGGGGGCCGCCCATACGCTGCGGGGCCGCATGCGTCCGGCGGGGCCGAGGGTCGTGCTCATCACCAGTCTGCTGCGCGGCGACGCTCCAGCAGGCGGCATCGAGACGCTGGCGGTCTCGGATGAGGGCGCGTGGCTGTGCCGTACTCCGCTCATTCCGCTCGATCCGCCGCGCAACGGCACCGGGGACGCCATCGCCGCGCTGTTTTTCGGCCATTACCTGAAGTCGGGCCAGGTGGGCGACGCCCTGAGCCTCTCGATGAGCGCTCTGCACGCCCTGCTCACCCTGACGCACGAGGCGGGCAGCCGTGAAATTCAGCTCGTGGCTGCCCAGAACGAATATGAGAAGCCCACCCACATCTTTGAAGCGCAGCGGGTAGAGGGCTAG
- a CDS encoding stalk domain-containing protein: MLVASPALFYRVVRRLRSGLLPLLGLLAVSAAGAVGSVQVQAAVDQTAAYRNGDALVLVSPPRLIKGRTLLPMREMATVLGQTVLGDATQLQVGRLSVDPRKPLASLDGVAQSPDSVVVLGNVVYVSAKLLADALNANLSFSDDGRSLTITALPPGGNPLTPQARFSTDKLTYAPGERVVYTEYAFDPDGSDLTSRKWTGRQDVYFVPGTYTVSLQVTNARGLSSAPFSRTFTVTGQPIDTPLSYALKYATPGDTFSDAQVLTYPAINAQTLQTPSYPLIFSDSPEAPAQSGILYQDSMSGQARLLAYHVNALSGPARLYVVARNLESRPVEVRTTRQGETAPTRIEGLLGQVTLLEYFASSGSQSVTVQPGESVAIYASPTLSSGSGVNMMQDVMASGRVELTYAMLEASLPPTAQVLQQLPFLQPDGRHQRGTFQNAVRVIRANLTQLPARLVIGDGMVDPAVTGVDALTNQPQQLIGNYGVLYDIEVQGVSGTAVALSPRGGLYRGAMNIEDGPIVQVLKLPEVGATGTPDQPTLLWRPASNHISIDFVPASGSNLPISLVFYRSAAPGSVGGVINIKRYTP; the protein is encoded by the coding sequence ATGCTGGTTGCTTCTCCTGCCCTTTTTTATCGTGTGGTTCGTCGTTTGCGCTCTGGGCTGTTGCCGCTCCTGGGTCTGCTGGCCGTGTCGGCAGCGGGCGCAGTCGGCAGCGTGCAGGTTCAGGCCGCTGTCGATCAGACCGCCGCGTACCGCAACGGTGACGCCCTGGTGCTCGTCAGTCCGCCGCGCCTCATCAAGGGGCGCACGCTGTTGCCGATGCGCGAAATGGCGACGGTGCTGGGTCAGACGGTGCTGGGCGACGCCACGCAGCTTCAGGTGGGCCGCCTGAGCGTCGACCCCCGCAAACCGCTGGCCTCGCTCGACGGCGTGGCGCAGTCGCCCGATTCGGTGGTGGTGCTGGGCAACGTGGTCTACGTGAGCGCCAAACTGCTCGCCGACGCCCTGAACGCCAATCTCAGCTTCTCGGACGACGGGCGCAGCCTCACCATCACGGCGCTGCCACCCGGCGGCAATCCACTGACGCCGCAGGCCAGATTCAGCACCGACAAGCTGACGTATGCGCCGGGCGAGCGGGTGGTGTACACCGAGTACGCCTTCGACCCAGACGGCTCGGATCTGACCAGCCGCAAGTGGACGGGCCGCCAGGACGTGTACTTCGTGCCCGGCACCTACACCGTGTCGCTTCAGGTGACCAACGCACGCGGCCTGAGCAGTGCGCCGTTCTCGCGCACCTTCACCGTGACCGGGCAGCCCATCGACACGCCGCTCAGCTACGCGCTCAAGTACGCCACGCCCGGCGACACCTTCAGCGACGCGCAGGTGCTGACGTATCCGGCGATCAATGCCCAGACGCTTCAGACGCCCAGTTATCCGCTGATCTTCAGCGACAGTCCGGAGGCCCCCGCCCAGAGCGGCATTCTGTATCAGGACTCGATGAGCGGACAGGCGCGGCTGCTGGCCTACCACGTCAACGCCCTGAGCGGCCCGGCGCGGCTGTACGTGGTAGCGCGAAATCTGGAAAGCCGCCCGGTCGAAGTTCGTACCACCCGCCAGGGCGAGACAGCCCCCACCCGCATCGAAGGTCTGCTCGGACAGGTGACGCTGCTGGAATACTTCGCGTCGAGCGGGTCGCAGAGCGTGACGGTGCAGCCGGGCGAGAGCGTGGCGATCTATGCCAGCCCGACCCTCAGCAGCGGCAGCGGCGTCAATATGATGCAGGACGTGATGGCGTCCGGGCGCGTCGAACTGACGTACGCCATGCTCGAAGCGAGCCTGCCGCCCACCGCCCAGGTCCTGCAGCAGCTTCCCTTTCTGCAACCCGATGGACGCCATCAGCGGGGTACCTTCCAGAACGCCGTGCGCGTGATCCGCGCCAACCTGACGCAGCTTCCGGCGCGGCTGGTTATCGGAGACGGCATGGTCGATCCAGCCGTGACGGGTGTGGACGCCCTGACCAACCAGCCGCAGCAGCTCATCGGGAATTACGGCGTGCTGTACGACATCGAGGTGCAGGGTGTGAGCGGAACGGCCGTGGCGCTCAGTCCACGCGGGGGCCTGTACCGGGGAGCCATGAACATCGAGGACGGCCCGATTGTTCAGGTGCTCAAGCTGCCCGAAGTGGGAGCTACCGGCACGCCCGACCAGCCGACGCTGCTGTGGCGGCCCGCTTCCAACCACATCAGCATCGACTTTGTGCCGGCCAGTGGCAGCAACCTGCCGATCAGCCTGGTGTTCTACCGCTCTGCTGCGCCGGGGAGCGTGGGCGGGGTCATCAATATCAAGCGCTACACACCCTGA
- the ispD gene encoding 2-C-methyl-D-erythritol 4-phosphate cytidylyltransferase: protein MKTTALIPAAGSGIRLGRGPKAFVEVAGRSLLARSVAALAPHVDEVVVALPAGMVLPEGLPARFIAGGETRQSSVLRLLQATDAEVVLIHDAARPFLSAAVTRAVLVAVQAFGAATVALPVADTLLRAGHDDCGPNWGERVERSGLWAVQTPQAGRREWLLAAHLKAQQAGFEATDDAGLLHWAGHPVRLVPGEASLLKVTTPGDLLLAQALAAVWDASPESS, encoded by the coding sequence TTGAAGACCACGGCCCTCATTCCGGCAGCGGGGTCGGGAATACGGCTGGGACGCGGCCCGAAGGCGTTCGTGGAGGTGGCGGGGCGCAGTCTGCTGGCACGGTCTGTCGCGGCGCTGGCTCCGCATGTAGATGAGGTGGTGGTGGCGCTTCCGGCGGGAATGGTCCTGCCGGAAGGCCTGCCAGCGCGGTTCATCGCAGGCGGAGAGACACGGCAATCAAGCGTTCTGCGGCTGCTTCAGGCCACCGACGCCGAGGTGGTGCTGATTCACGACGCGGCCCGGCCCTTTCTGAGTGCAGCGGTCACGAGGGCCGTACTGGTCGCGGTGCAGGCGTTCGGCGCGGCGACAGTGGCGCTTCCGGTGGCCGATACGCTGCTGCGGGCCGGTCATGATGACTGTGGCCCGAACTGGGGCGAACGGGTGGAGCGCAGCGGGCTGTGGGCCGTGCAGACGCCGCAGGCAGGCCGCCGCGAGTGGCTGCTGGCCGCACACCTGAAGGCGCAGCAGGCAGGCTTCGAGGCCACTGACGACGCCGGACTGCTGCACTGGGCGGGCCATCCAGTACGGCTGGTGCCGGGCGAGGCCAGTCTGCTGAAGGTCACGACCCCCGGCGATCTGCTGCTGGCACAGGCGCTGGCAGCGGTGTGGGACGCGTCGCCCGAGTCTTCCTGA